One Paenibacillus sp. FSL H7-0737 DNA segment encodes these proteins:
- a CDS encoding sugar isomerase: MRAKRSILNLSFGLGSQLITIILGFFIPRLIMVNYGSEANGLIASIVQIISYLALLEAGVGAASIQALYKPVASDDKNHINSILAATSSYYKKTGIYYFFAVLLIATVYPLVITSDIDRLSIMLIILLTGMGGAINYYFQGKFKVLLAAEGKSYVETSIVTVANILNNVIRILLLLQGVNIIAVQASYFILTILQIVVFYIYINKHYKWINLNLKPDYEAIGQKNSVLVHEISYLVFRNTDVLILTIFTNLKIVSIYVMYNMIFTIVDNIVQTINGSVKAALGQSFHESKEAFIKFYDAYEVYFMGLIFSILTVAYILILPFMKLYTAGVNDVNYIDMWLPILFVVIKLLTNARASSNNVITIAGHFKNTQNRSILESAINLVASIVFVIFMGIYGVLMGTIAALLYRSIDIVVYASRHLLNRSPWVTFKRWLTNAVVFVGIILISSAINIPIHSYAGIMLWGVLLGLVILPVYFVIASLMEREVFLYTWGHLKIYRTKLKNKVIARPEVSSLSK, translated from the coding sequence ATGAGAGCCAAGCGGAGCATTCTTAACTTATCTTTTGGACTTGGGAGTCAGCTCATTACGATCATCCTCGGTTTTTTTATCCCCCGGCTGATTATGGTCAACTATGGCTCAGAGGCCAATGGTTTAATCGCTTCTATTGTACAAATTATTAGTTATTTGGCACTGCTGGAAGCCGGCGTAGGCGCCGCTTCGATCCAAGCCCTATATAAGCCAGTAGCTTCGGATGATAAGAACCACATCAACTCTATTTTGGCCGCCACCTCTAGCTATTATAAAAAAACAGGCATTTATTATTTCTTCGCCGTCCTTTTAATCGCCACCGTGTATCCATTAGTGATCACTTCTGACATCGATCGATTATCGATTATGCTCATTATTTTACTCACAGGAATGGGCGGAGCGATCAATTATTATTTCCAAGGGAAATTCAAAGTGCTTCTCGCTGCAGAGGGAAAAAGCTATGTAGAGACTTCTATAGTCACCGTAGCTAATATTCTGAACAATGTAATTCGGATTCTGTTATTACTTCAAGGCGTTAACATCATTGCTGTGCAAGCTTCCTATTTCATATTGACCATACTTCAAATCGTCGTCTTCTATATTTATATCAATAAGCATTACAAATGGATCAACCTAAATCTTAAACCAGACTATGAAGCCATTGGTCAAAAAAATTCTGTTTTAGTCCATGAGATCTCCTACTTAGTGTTTAGAAATACCGACGTGCTGATCCTGACTATATTTACGAACTTAAAGATCGTCAGCATTTATGTCATGTACAACATGATTTTTACGATTGTAGATAACATCGTCCAAACCATAAACGGAAGCGTGAAGGCTGCTCTCGGCCAGAGCTTTCATGAGAGTAAAGAAGCCTTTATTAAATTTTATGATGCTTACGAAGTGTATTTTATGGGGCTCATTTTCTCGATTCTAACGGTAGCTTACATTCTAATTCTACCTTTTATGAAACTGTATACTGCTGGTGTAAATGACGTGAATTATATCGATATGTGGCTGCCGATCCTGTTCGTAGTCATCAAATTATTAACCAATGCCAGAGCTTCCTCCAATAATGTGATTACGATCGCCGGACATTTCAAGAACACACAGAACCGTTCCATTCTAGAATCCGCTATCAATCTAGTCGCTTCTATTGTCTTCGTTATCTTTATGGGGATTTACGGTGTATTGATGGGGACGATAGCCGCTCTCTTGTACCGTTCCATAGATATCGTGGTCTATGCTAGCAGACATCTGCTGAATCGGAGTCCTTGGGTCACCTTTAAAAGATGGCTAACGAATGCAGTGGTTTTTGTGGGCATTATTCTGATCTCTAGCGCTATCAATATCCCCATCCATTCCTATGCAGGAATTATGTTGTGGGGTGTACTGCTAGGACTTGTGATCTTGCCTGTTTATTTCGTAATCGCCTCCTTGATGGAACGGGAAGTATTCCTGTATACGTGGGGGCATCTCAAAATATACCGAACAAAGCTCAAAAATAAGGTTATTGCTAGACCTGAGGTAAGTAGTTTATCCAAATAA
- a CDS encoding polysaccharide pyruvyl transferase family protein, with translation MKKMLIYAYTEFNLGDDLFIKVLCERYPDTEFRICAPRLYKLCFKEIKNLKVIPSDSIFLRGIAYICRRLKIHNLVQKYMADHSDGVVHIGGSIFMQAEHWEEHFKNAEAIRNKNKPYYLLGSNFGPYTDDEYYEGHRRIFTDYTDICFREKYSYDLFEDLNNVRLAPDIIFQLNPSDLQTEPEDYIVLSVIKPSAKGLNGFDNLYYEKMKEIAIYFIEKGYAVHFMSFCEHEGDQLAIEEIRSLMGPTYEDSIQVHLYKTNMEEVLAVLAHSSFIVASRFHAMILGWVLGKPVFPVAYSKKMINVMEDAQFKGLYTDFTTLEQLQPAQVFESMTTHYMDVTPQAKHAERHFEHLDTYLSLYERRIRYESQAEHS, from the coding sequence ATGAAAAAGATGCTGATCTATGCCTATACCGAATTTAATTTGGGCGATGATTTATTCATAAAGGTGTTGTGTGAAAGGTATCCGGATACCGAATTCAGAATCTGTGCTCCACGCCTATACAAGCTATGCTTCAAAGAGATCAAGAATCTCAAAGTGATTCCTTCCGATTCCATTTTCTTAAGAGGTATTGCCTATATTTGCAGAAGATTAAAGATACATAATCTGGTGCAAAAATATATGGCAGACCACTCCGATGGCGTTGTTCATATCGGCGGATCGATTTTTATGCAGGCAGAGCATTGGGAAGAGCATTTCAAGAACGCAGAAGCTATTCGGAATAAGAATAAGCCCTACTATTTATTAGGATCGAATTTTGGTCCTTACACAGACGATGAATACTATGAGGGACATAGGCGGATCTTCACGGACTATACAGATATTTGCTTCAGAGAAAAGTACTCTTATGATTTATTTGAGGATCTGAACAATGTCCGTTTAGCACCCGATATTATTTTTCAGCTTAACCCGTCAGATCTTCAAACCGAACCAGAGGATTATATCGTCTTATCCGTCATTAAGCCTTCTGCTAAAGGTCTGAACGGTTTTGACAACCTCTATTATGAAAAAATGAAAGAAATCGCAATTTATTTCATTGAAAAAGGCTACGCTGTTCATTTTATGTCATTTTGCGAACACGAAGGAGATCAGCTGGCGATTGAGGAAATCCGGAGTCTTATGGGCCCCACTTATGAGGATTCCATCCAAGTGCATTTATACAAAACGAATATGGAAGAGGTCTTGGCCGTTCTAGCCCATTCCAGCTTCATCGTAGCTTCAAGATTCCATGCGATGATCCTGGGTTGGGTATTAGGTAAACCAGTGTTTCCCGTCGCTTACAGCAAAAAAATGATCAATGTAATGGAAGATGCCCAGTTCAAAGGGCTATATACCGATTTCACTACACTGGAGCAGCTCCAGCCTGCGCAGGTTTTTGAAAGTATGACTACTCACTATATGGATGTCACGCCGCAAGCCAAACATGCCGAAAGGCATTTCGAGCATCTGGATACGTATTTATCGCTTTACGAAAGGAGGATACGTTATGAGAGCCAAGCGGAGCATTCTTAA